A genomic stretch from Xenopus laevis strain J_2021 chromosome 6S, Xenopus_laevis_v10.1, whole genome shotgun sequence includes:
- the rbm12b.3.S gene encoding RNA binding motif protein 12B gene 3 S homeolog (The RefSeq protein has 2 substitutions compared to this genomic sequence), with the protein MAVVIRLQGLPVTAGSNDIRHFFSGLHIPDGGVHITGGKYAEAFIIFATDEDARRAMRCSGGFIKKSQIELFLSSKAEMQHTLEMNRKGNKDLGPSPNISKLLNVINKGIYQKNVASKSNVEAGSDGSGAKHKEKNVPRPKYQGKKETRPIKDNSYGYVFLCGLPYSTSELDVKDFFHGFHVVDVHFSVRSNGARDGNAYVKFASVQDAKASLSRDYEYIGHRRIAVKLSTEHKWIEAGGPTDEMQESAHKTRERSSRFSSKNHSSSRSPKTHRTRSRSPHNQQFYLHLLNMSYSVERRDIKLFFGDPDIPDSQIKFLLDRNGDRTREGFMLVKNEKFYQKCLGLHKGLLNGCEVWVYPIARKDMLELIESTERQQLERNTKEDPFQKRKSRDRSNLKRCMHLRNFPFNVNKSEVQKFFAGFQVDERDIFLLYDSIGVGLGEALVIFPSEHQAILAEGLNQQIFLGTEVLLRRISEEQMKKLGAFPEDHNKREPKQSTNYRDEYQETGEMRFGVYDYGHGSYDQSRPYRADDFGHGSGSIRRSTERLRSPYDMNQDEHYGRFPMGNQNVGPVNRSRSGGASIRLKNVPYTATIENILDFFYGYNMVPDSVEMDYISKGTAIVHMENYDVAVAAVNELNERPIGPRKVHMSLIRS; encoded by the coding sequence ATGGCAGTAGTCATCCGCCTACAGGGGCTTCCTGTTACTGCTGGTTCAAATGATATTCGTCACTTCTTTTCTGGATTGCATATTCCTGATGGAGGAGTTCATATTACCGGTGGAAAGTATGCAGAGGCCTTTATTATATTTGCAACAGATGAAGATGCTCGAAGGGCAATGCGTTGCTCAGGAGGCTTCATAAAGAAATCACAAATTGAGCTTTTTCTCAGTAGTAAGGCTGAAATGCAACATACCCTTGAGATGAatagaaaaggaaacaaagatttGGGGCCATCACCTAATATTTCAAAACTGCTCAATGTCATAAACAAAGGCATATATCAGAAAAACGTGGCCAGTAAAAGTAATGTCGAAGCTGGTTCTGATGGTAGTGGAGCAAAacacaaggaaaaaaatgtgCCAAGGCCAAAATATCAAGGGAAGAAAGAGACAAGGCCAATAAAGGATAATAGTTATGGATATGTATTTCTGTGTGGGCTTCCATACTCAACAAGTGAACTTgatgttaaagatttttttcatggtttccaTGTGGTAGATGTTCACTTTTCTGTCCGTTCAAATGGAGCTAGAGATGGAAATGCTTATGTTAAGTTTGCCAGTGTGCAGGATGCGAAGGCATCTCTTTCACGTGATTATGAATACATTGGTCATAGACGCATAGCTGTAAAATTGAGCACTGAACACAAGTGGATTGAAGCTGGTGGTCCAACTGATGAGATGCAGGAATCTGCTCATAAAACTAGAGAGCGGTCATCCAGATTTTCTTCAAAAAATCATTCAAGTTCCAGATCTCCAAAGACACACAGAACAAGGTCACGCTCGCCCCATAACCAGCAGTTCTACTTACACCTATTAAATATGTCCTATTCTGTGGAGAGAAGAgatattaaattgttttttggtGATCCCGATATTCCAGATTCACAGATTAAATTCTTACTTGATCGAAATGGTGACAGGACAAGAGAAGGCTTTATGTTGGtcaaaaatgaaaagttttatcagaaatgtcttgGCTTACACAAAGGCCTTTTAAATGGCTGTGAAGTTTGGGTATACCCCATTGCCCGAAAGGATATGTTAGAGTTAATTGAATCCACAGAGAGGCAACAACTAGAAAGAAACACCAAAGAAGATccttttcaaaaaagaaaatcaagagACCGTTCAAACCTCAAAAGATGTATGCATTTGAGAAACTTTCCTTTTAATGTTAATAAAAGTGAGGTTCAAAAATTCTTTGCTGGATTTCAAGTAGATGAACGTGATATTTTTTTGCTATATGATAGCATAGGCGTTGGTCTTGGTGAAGCGCTTGTTATCTTTCCTTCAGAACACCAGGCTATCCTTGCTGAGGGCTTGAATCAGCAGATTTTCTTGGGAACAGAAGTTTTACTGAGACGCATCTCAGaagaacaaatgaaaaaactTGGAGCCTTCCCTGAGGATCACAATAAGAGAGAACCCAAACAATCAACTAATTATAGAGATGAATATCAAGAAACTGGTGAAATGAGATTTGGAGTATATGATTATGGACATGGCTCATATGACCAGTCCCGACCTTATAGGGCTGATGACTTTGGACATGGTTCTGGAAGCGTAAGGCATTCCACAGAGAGGCTAAGAAGCCCATATGATATGAATCAAGATGAGCATTATGGAAGGTTTCCTATGGGAAACCAGAATGTTGGACCAGTAAATCGGTCAAGGTCAGGTGGAGCGTCAATACGCTTGAAAAATGTTCCATATACTGCtactattgaaaacattttagaCTTCTTTTATGGTTATAAcatggttcctgattctgtagaAATGGATTACATCTCCAAAGGAACAGCTATAGTGCATATGGAAAACTATGATGTGGCTGTGGCTGCTGTTAATGAACTAAATGAAAGGCCTATCGGACCACGTAAAGTTCATATGAGCCTAATAAGGAGCTAA
- the rbm12b.3.S gene encoding RNA binding motif protein 12B gene 3 S homeolog isoform X1 encodes MQLSRNRKLLPTAHAPLHLNHPEEKKMAAVNSVALNLHRGVIQELGAFSKGDKSCHNLRMAVVIRLQGLPVTAGSNDIRHFFSGLHIPDGGVHITGGKYAEAFIIFATDEDARRAMRCSGGFIKKSQIELFLSSKAEMQHTLEMNRKGNKDLGPSPNISKLLNVINKGIYQKNVASKSNVEAGSDGSGAKHKEKNVPRPKYQGKKETRPIKDNSYGYVFLCGLPYSTSELDVKDFFHGFHVVDVHFSVRSNGARDGNAYVKFASVQDAKASLSRDYEYIGHRRIAVKLSTEHKWIEAGGPTDEMQESAHKTRERSSRFSSKNHSSSRSPKTHRTRSRSPHNQQFYLHLLNMSYSVERRDIKLFFGDPDIPDSQIKFLLDRNGDRTREGFMLVKNEKFYQKCLGLHKGLLNGCEVWVYPIARKDMLELIESTERQQLERNTKEDPFQKRKSRDRSNLKRCMHLRNFPFNVNKSEVQKFFAGFQVDERDIFLLYDSIGVGLGEALVIFPSEHQAILAEGLNQQIFLGTEVLLRRISEEQMKKLGAFPEDHNKREPKQSTNYRDEYQETGEMRFGVYDYGHGSYDQSRPYRADDFGHGSGSVRHSTERLRSPYDMNQDEHYGRFPMGNQNVGPVNRSRSGGASIRLKNVPYTATIENILDFFYGYNMVPDSVEMDYISKGTAIVHMENYDVAVAAVNELNERPIGPRKVHMSLIRS; translated from the exons atgcagttgtcgcgaaacagaaaattgctcccaACTGCCCATGCGCCGTTACACCTGAATCAtcccgaagaaaagaagatggctgcagtgaactctgttgccctgaatctgcaccgaggtgtAATtcaagagttaggggcatttagcaaag GTGACAAATCCTGCCACAACCTAAGAATGGCAGTAGTCATCCGCCTACAGGGGCTTCCTGTTACTGCTGGTTCAAATGATATTCGTCACTTCTTTTCTGGATTGCATATTCCTGATGGAGGAGTTCATATTACCGGTGGAAAGTATGCAGAGGCCTTTATTATATTTGCAACAGATGAAGATGCTCGAAGGGCAATGCGTTGCTCAGGAGGCTTCATAAAGAAATCACAAATTGAGCTTTTTCTCAGTAGTAAGGCTGAAATGCAACATACCCTTGAGATGAatagaaaaggaaacaaagatttGGGGCCATCACCTAATATTTCAAAACTGCTCAATGTCATAAACAAAGGCATATATCAGAAAAACGTGGCCAGTAAAAGTAATGTCGAAGCTGGTTCTGATGGTAGTGGAGCAAAacacaaggaaaaaaatgtgCCAAGGCCAAAATATCAAGGGAAGAAAGAGACAAGGCCAATAAAGGATAATAGTTATGGATATGTATTTCTGTGTGGGCTTCCATACTCAACAAGTGAACTTgatgttaaagatttttttcatggtttccaTGTGGTAGATGTTCACTTTTCTGTCCGTTCAAATGGAGCTAGAGATGGAAATGCTTATGTTAAGTTTGCCAGTGTGCAGGATGCGAAGGCATCTCTTTCACGTGATTATGAATACATTGGTCATAGACGCATAGCTGTAAAATTGAGCACTGAACACAAGTGGATTGAAGCTGGTGGTCCAACTGATGAGATGCAGGAATCTGCTCATAAAACTAGAGAGCGGTCATCCAGATTTTCTTCAAAAAATCATTCAAGTTCCAGATCTCCAAAGACACACAGAACAAGGTCACGCTCGCCCCATAACCAGCAGTTCTACTTACACCTATTAAATATGTCCTATTCTGTGGAGAGAAGAgatattaaattgttttttggtGATCCCGATATTCCAGATTCACAGATTAAATTCTTACTTGATCGAAATGGTGACAGGACAAGAGAAGGCTTTATGTTGGtcaaaaatgaaaagttttatcagaaatgtcttgGCTTACACAAAGGCCTTTTAAATGGCTGTGAAGTTTGGGTATACCCCATTGCCCGAAAGGATATGTTAGAGTTAATTGAATCCACAGAGAGGCAACAACTAGAAAGAAACACCAAAGAAGATccttttcaaaaaagaaaatcaagagACCGTTCAAACCTCAAAAGATGTATGCATTTGAGAAACTTTCCTTTTAATGTTAATAAAAGTGAGGTTCAAAAATTCTTTGCTGGATTTCAAGTAGATGAACGTGATATTTTTTTGCTATATGATAGCATAGGCGTTGGTCTTGGTGAAGCGCTTGTTATCTTTCCTTCAGAACACCAGGCTATCCTTGCTGAGGGCTTGAATCAGCAGATTTTCTTGGGAACAGAAGTTTTACTGAGACGCATCTCAGaagaacaaatgaaaaaactTGGAGCCTTCCCTGAGGATCACAATAAGAGAGAACCCAAACAATCAACTAATTATAGAGATGAATATCAAGAAACTGGTGAAATGAGATTTGGAGTATATGATTATGGACATGGCTCATATGACCAGTCCCGACCTTATAGGGCTGATGACTTTGGACATGGTTCTGGAAGCGTAAGGCATTCCACAGAGAGGCTAAGAAGCCCATATGATATGAATCAAGATGAGCATTATGGAAGGTTTCCTATGGGAAACCAGAATGTTGGACCAGTAAATCGGTCAAGGTCAGGTGGAGCGTCAATACGCTTGAAAAATGTTCCATATACTGCtactattgaaaacattttagaCTTCTTTTATGGTTATAAcatggttcctgattctgtagaAATGGATTACATCTCCAAAGGAACAGCTATAGTGCATATGGAAAACTATGATGTGGCTGTGGCTGCTGTTAATGAACTAAATGAAAGGCCTATCGGACCACGTAAAGTTCATATGAGCCTAATAAGGAGCTAA